The Microbacterium trichothecenolyticum sequence AAGCTCAGAGGCCGTCGCGGCGAGCTCGTCGTACGTCCACGCCGCGTCTCCGCCCAGCTCGAGCGTGCGCCCGGCGAGATCGTCGGTCGTGAGCGCCACGGCGGCGGCCGCGGCGTAGTCGGCACGACTGGCGCTGGCGACGCGGGCATCGCCGACGGCGGCGACGATCTCGCCCGTGTCGGCCGCGCGGGCGACGGCATCGAGGTAGTTCTCGGTGTACCAGTTGTTGCGCAGGATCGTGGCATCCAGTCCCGCGGCGGCGATGGCCTCCTCGGTGGCCTTGTGGTCGGCGCCGAGAGCGTAGTCGACCTCGTCGACGCGAGGAGCGCTGGTGTAGACAAGACGCTCGACCCCGGCGTCGGCGGCCGCGGCGATGACGCTGCGGTGCCCGCTGACGCGGTCGGCGTCGGTGCCCGAGATGAGCAGCACCCGGGTGATGCCCGAGAACGCCGCAGGAAGCGTGTCGGGGCGGGCATAGTCGAGCTCGACGACGCCGATCCCGCGGGCGGCGAGGTCGTCGGCCTTCGCGAGCGTGCGAACGCCGGCGACGATGTCGGATGCCGCGACGCCGCGCTCGAGGAGGGCGTCGACGACGAGGCGGCCGAGGTGGCCCGTGGCGGCGGTGACGAGGAGGGTCATGGGTGTGTCCTTTCGATCGGTACGTGAACCCGAACGCGCCGCGGTGGTGCACATTCCGAAATGCAGGTACCCACTTTCTGGTTAGGTACTCACATGAGCGTCAGTCTTGCGGATCTCCGCACAGAGAATCCCGGCATCTTCGCGGACGGTTGCCCGACGCGGACGGTGCTCGACCACGTCATGGGCAAGTGGGGCGTGCTCGTGCTGATGGCCCTGTCCGACGGCACGCAGCGATGGGGCGTGCTGCGGCGCAATGTCTCGGGCATCAGCGAGAAGATGCTGGCCAGCACCCTCAAGACGCTCGAGGCGGACGGCCTCGTCGCCCGCACCGCGTATCCCGAGGTGCCGCCCCGGGTGGAGTACTCCCTGACGGAGCAGGGCGGCGACCTGATGTCGCGTGTGATCCCGCTCATGGAGTGGGTCGCCGCGAACGCCGACGACATCGTTTCGCGACGGCGCTGACGCGAAGGGCGCGCCTACGCTGGTTCCATGCGCCAGAGCCTGACCTTCCGCGCACCGCGCCGCATCCCCCTCCTGCAGGTCGCGAAGTCGGCGATCGCCATCGTCGCGGCCTGGCTCGTGGCCGGGTGGCTCGTGCAGGGCCCGCCGCCCATCTTCGCCGCCATCGCCGCACTGCTCGTCGTGCAGCCGAGCATCAACCAATCCTTCACACGGGCGCTCGAGCGCAGCGTCGGGGTGATCGTGGGCGTCGTGATCGCCGCGCTGTTGGGCCTGGCCTTCGGTTCGCAGCCGTGGGTGGCCCTGCTGTCGGCGGGCGTCGCACTGGTGGTGGCCTGGGCGGCGCGCATCTCCCCCGGGGCGACGAATCAGATCGCGATCAGCGCCCTGCTCGTTCTCGCCCTGGGCACGGCGACACCGAACTACGCCCTCGACCGGGTTCTCGAAACCCTCATCGGCGCGGCGATCGGCATCGTCGTCAATGCTCTGCTCGTTCCGCCCGTGCTGGTGCCGGCGGCCCGCACGAAGGTCGAGGTCCTCGGTCGTGAGCTCGCCGCGGCCCTCGAGCGCTTGGCCGGCGCTCTCGAAACGCCCCAGACGCCGGGCTCGCTCGAGGGCCTGCTGCTCGAGGCGCGCCTGCTCCGCCCGGTGCGCGACGCAGCAGACGACGCGATCCGCGACGGCGAGGACTCCCTCGCCTTGAACCCGCGCAGTGGACGACACCGCACCGACCTCGCGGCCATGAGCGGTCTGCTCCAGCGTTTCACCCCCGTCGTCACGCAGACGATCGGCATGACCCGCGCCGTCTACGACGGGTACGAGGAGACGATCGCCGACGAGCCCGCCGTCCGCGCGATCGCCGAGCAGTTGCACCGTGCGGCCCACGACGTGCGCTTGTCGTTCGCGCTCGACGCCGGGCCCGAACGCGTCGTCACCGAGGAGCCCGCGCTCACGCGCCCGCTGCAGATCCAGACGCCGTCGCCCGCGCACTGGGTGCTCGTCGGCTCGTTGCTGATGGACCTGCACCGCGTGCACGAGACGCTCCGCGACGACGAGGTCTGACGCGGCGGGTCGGCCCGCCGCGCGCCCGGTTCCCCGCGACCTCGACCTCGACGGCTCGGCGGAACCGTATCGATGCCGCAGCGACGGCCCCGACGCGCATACACGCTGCTTGACTGGACCCATGGGTACCGCGATGTTCCCCCTGGGCGCCGTCCTCTTCCCGCACACGCCGCTGGCGCTACGCATCTTCGAGGAGCGCTACCTCGTCATGCTGGGGCGGCTGTTGGAGGAGACCGACCCGGCCTTCGGGGTCGTGCTGATCGAGCGGGGTACCGAGACCGGCGGCGGCGACCAGCGCTTCGCCCTGGGCACGATGGCGCAGCTCAGCCACGTGATTCCGCAGGCGGGTCAGCTCCAGGTCGTCGCGCGCGGGACGGAGCGCTTCGAGATCGTGGAATGGCTCGACGACGCTCCATATCCGCACGCCGATGTGCGCCCTCTGCCCGACCTGGAGTGGAACGACGCCCTCACGCCCCTGCTCGACGAGGCCGAGAGGATCGTCCGCCGCGTGCTGGCCCGGGCTCGGCAGTTCGGTGGAACGCGGTGGGACCCGGAGGTCGAGCTATCGGAGGAGCGCTTGGCGCGCGCCTGGCAGGTCGCCGCGATCGCCCCGCTGGGCGAACTCGATCAGATGGAGCTGCTGCGCTCCGCGACGGTGGGAGGCCTTCTGCGCGCGACGATCGACCTCACGCTCGCCGCTGAACCCCTGCTGGCCGACCCGGTGCCCGACGGGGTGATCGTCGTCGACGACGAGAGCCCCGACGACGGGCTCTAAGACGCGCCGACCCGCTCAGCCCTCGGCTCGGCTGGCGCCGTCGACCACGGCCTCGGCGATCAGCGTGTCGCCCGCGCCGAACCGGATGAAGCGCCCGATGGTCGCGGGCTGCACCAGCACCGCGGCGGCCACTGCAGCGACATCGGCGCGACCGACCTCGGCCTTTCCCTGCGGGGCGGTGGTGATGCGCCCGGTCGCAGATTCGTCCGTCAGCGTTCCGGGGCCGAGGATGGTCCAGTCGAGGTCGCTCGCACGCAGGTGGTCGTCGGCGGCGAGCTTCGCATCGGCGTAGGCGAAGAACGCGTCGTCGGGGTCGACGCCATGGTCAGGGGTCGACCCGATCCACGACACCATGACGAAGCGCCGCACACCCGCCTGCGACGCGGCATCCACGGCCCGCTGGGCGGCATCGCGATCGACCGCGTACGTGCGGTCGGCGTCTCCGCCGCCGGCGCCCGCCGACCACACGATGGCATCGGCACCCGCGAACGCCTCGGCCATCGCCTCGACACCGGCCGCGGCCACGTCGAGCACCAACGGCGTGCCGCCCGCCCGCTCGATGTCGCCCGCCTGGTCGGGGTTGCGGATGACCGACGTGGCCTCATCGCCCCGGTCGGCGAGCAGGCCCGCCAGGTGCAGCGCCACCTTGCCGTGGCCCCCGATGATCACGATGCGCTGCACGTCACTGCCCTCCGACCTTCTCGATCGACATGTGCAGGATCACGCGATCGGCGCGGTCAGCCGGGGCCTCTTGCCGCGGGTTCCCGTATCGCTGGCCGAGGCGCACGTAGAACGCGCCCTCGGGGTCGGGAACCGCCGCGACCAGGCGGCCGCGCACCTCGATGTAGCGGTACGGGTGCTCCGGGTCGAACACCATGAGACTCATCGACGGATTGCGCTGGAGGTTGCGGTACTTCTGCCGGGTCACGGTGTGGGTGAAGAGCAGGTGCTCCCCGTCGAACTCGAACCACATGGGGTTCACCTGCACCGTGCCGTCGGGTCGGACGGTGCCGAGGCTGCCGTAGTTCGGGTTCTCGAGCAGATCGCGCTGGGCGTCGGGGATCATGGGGGTCCTTCCACGGGGTTCACCCCAGACGTTACGCCGGGGCGCCGACATCGGCGACCCGGGTTGACGTCCTCAGCCCACGTCGCCGTCGACGTACACCCACCGCCCGCCGCGCCGCACGAATCGGCTGTGCTCGCGGAGCACCCCGTCGTCGCCGCGCGCGGTCCACGCCGCACGGAACGTCACCGTCGCGGCATCGCCCTCCTCGTGCGCCTCCTCGACGACGAGTCCGCGCCACCGGGTGCCGTCATCGGCGGCGACGTCGTCGGGGCGGGTACGCGGATGCCACGACCGCACCAGGTGGCGCACGTCGCCCACGACGAACGCGGTGTAGCGCGAGCGCATCAGCCGCTCGGCGCTGGGCGCGGGCACCCCGTCGAGGAGCGGCCCGCAGCACGTCCCGAACGTCCCCGCCCCGCACGGGCAGGGCGCGCCCGCCGCGGGACGAGTGGATGCCGAGCCGAAAGACATCCCGCCAGCCTAAACGCGCTCACCCCGCCTGCGTCAGCGGAGGTCGCGGACGTGCAGAAGGGATCGCACGCGAAGCGCACGGCGCAGGTCCGGTCGGTCGAAGGCGTCGACCACGACCGCGGCGCCGACCCACCGCGCGCCGCTCATCTCGACCAGGGCGTGACACGCCGCGGTCTGCGCCCCGGTGTCGATCCAGTCGTCGACGAACAGCGCCCTGTCACCCGCCCGGAGCATCGAGCGACGCAGGCCCATACGAAGATGCCGGTCGCGGTAGTCCGGCCCGCTCGACACCTCCCACCACCGGTCGCTGTCGGCCAGCGGTTCGCCATCCTTCCGTACCTCCGCGAGACCGACGCCCAGCTCCCGCGCCACCAGGGCGCCGAGCAGACTCCCCCTCGACTCCGGGCCGACGACGACGTTCACCTGCTCGCCGTCGAACAGACCGGCCAACGATCGTCCGATCCGTTCGACGACCAGGGGGTCTCGCCACCAGCCGGTCACGTCGGCCTGGAAACCGCGGTCGGTGCGGTCACCCACCCAGCGAAACGTGGAACGAAGCCTCTCCCGCACGATATCCATGCGCGGATTATGCCCGGCGCAGCCATCGCCCCGACGCACGGCCAGACGTGCGGGCCCGTCCCTGTGGCGCCCGCACGTGTCAGGATGACTCCCGTGACCGACCGCCTCATGCTCCTCGACACCGCGTCGTTGTACTTCCGCGCGGACGTCGCGACGACGGTTTAGCTATCCCACGCCACGAGGAGCGCTCGCACCGTCGCCTCGTACTGCGTGCGGTCGAAGTGCAGCGTGAACACGGGCACCCGTTGCTCGGCGTCGAAGGGTTCATCGCCACTCTGGTATCCGATGTTCCTCCACTCGACCGTCGTGTCCATCACCCGGACGTCGGCGCTCACACCGCCACAGTCGAGACCCCCGCACCCCGGGCAGAACAGCAACCCGACACGACCGTCGGCATACCGCACCCACGGATCCATATCGGAAGCGTCCTCACCGAGGAGCGCGCGAAGACTTGCAGCGGTGACCCCGTCGGCGGGAAAACCTTCGGTCAAGAACGTGATGTCCTCGCACGTTCGACCATTGGAGAATGCCAGCCGATCGCGAAGCGGCTGGCCGTCAATCGTCCAATCGATGAACCTGAGCGGCTCGCAGGCAGTCGCGTCGACCCGCCTGCGGAGAAGTCCCCGGATCTTCACGTCCCATTGCGGATGCTCCGCCCAGCGCACGCCGAGCACCGCGAGAGGGGCGGCTTCGGCAGACATGGGGCCGAGCATACTGGCGGCGGGAAAACGAGCGCCCTCGGCCGATCTGCCACGTCCTCACTACTCTGAGCTCATGGCATCCTGTCCCGAGAAGTTGCTTTTGCTCGACACCGCGTCGCTGTACTTCCGCGCGTTCTACGGCGTGCCAGACAAGGTCAAAGCGGCGGACGGCACCTCGGTGAATGCCGTGCGCGGCCTGCTCGACATGATCGCCAAGCTCGTCACGACATACGAGCCGACCCGGCTCGTCGCCTGCTGGGACGACGATTGGCGGCCGGCCTGGCGCGTCGCCCTGCTGCCGAGCTACAAGGCGCACCGCGTCGTCGAAGCGGTCGCCGCCGGCACCGACGTCGAGGAGGTGCCCGACCCCCTCGAGGCGCAGATCCCCCTCATCCGACGCGCCCTCGCCGTGCTCGGCATCCCCGTCGTGGGGGCGGCCGAGCACGAGGCCGACGACGTCATCGGCACCCTCGCGACCCGCGCCGACGCCCCGGTCGACATCGTGACGGGCGACCGCGACCTCTTCCAGCTCGTCGACGACGAGCGGGGGGTCCGGATCGTCTATACCGCGCGGGGCATGAGCAACCTCGAGGTCGTCGACGACGCCGCGGTGGTGTCGAAGTACGGCGTGCATGCCGCCCAGTACGCGGATTTCGCCGTCCTGCGCGGCGATCCCTCCGACGGCTTGCCCGGCGTTGCCGGCATCGGCGAGAAGTCGGCCGCGGCGCTCCTCGCCGCGCACGGCACGCTCGACGGCATCCAGGCCGCGGTCGCCGCCGGAACGGCCGGCACTGCCGCGCAGCGCGCGAAGATCGC is a genomic window containing:
- a CDS encoding NAD(P)H-binding protein, with translation MTLLVTAATGHLGRLVVDALLERGVAASDIVAGVRTLAKADDLAARGIGVVELDYARPDTLPAAFSGITRVLLISGTDADRVSGHRSVIAAAADAGVERLVYTSAPRVDEVDYALGADHKATEEAIAAAGLDATILRNNWYTENYLDAVARAADTGEIVAAVGDARVASASRADYAAAAAVALTTDDLAGRTLELGGDAAWTYDELAATASELLGRPVVYTAVTIEQLAAGLQAAGLDAGTAAFVAGIDDAIARGALSQTDGTLARIIGRPTTPLIDGLRTGLAAR
- a CDS encoding winged helix-turn-helix transcriptional regulator encodes the protein MSVSLADLRTENPGIFADGCPTRTVLDHVMGKWGVLVLMALSDGTQRWGVLRRNVSGISEKMLASTLKTLEADGLVARTAYPEVPPRVEYSLTEQGGDLMSRVIPLMEWVAANADDIVSRRR
- a CDS encoding FUSC family protein, with the protein product MRQSLTFRAPRRIPLLQVAKSAIAIVAAWLVAGWLVQGPPPIFAAIAALLVVQPSINQSFTRALERSVGVIVGVVIAALLGLAFGSQPWVALLSAGVALVVAWAARISPGATNQIAISALLVLALGTATPNYALDRVLETLIGAAIGIVVNALLVPPVLVPAARTKVEVLGRELAAALERLAGALETPQTPGSLEGLLLEARLLRPVRDAADDAIRDGEDSLALNPRSGRHRTDLAAMSGLLQRFTPVVTQTIGMTRAVYDGYEETIADEPAVRAIAEQLHRAAHDVRLSFALDAGPERVVTEEPALTRPLQIQTPSPAHWVLVGSLLMDLHRVHETLRDDEV
- a CDS encoding LON peptidase substrate-binding domain-containing protein — protein: MGTAMFPLGAVLFPHTPLALRIFEERYLVMLGRLLEETDPAFGVVLIERGTETGGGDQRFALGTMAQLSHVIPQAGQLQVVARGTERFEIVEWLDDAPYPHADVRPLPDLEWNDALTPLLDEAERIVRRVLARARQFGGTRWDPEVELSEERLARAWQVAAIAPLGELDQMELLRSATVGGLLRATIDLTLAAEPLLADPVPDGVIVVDDESPDDGL
- a CDS encoding SDR family oxidoreductase, giving the protein MQRIVIIGGHGKVALHLAGLLADRGDEATSVIRNPDQAGDIERAGGTPLVLDVAAAGVEAMAEAFAGADAIVWSAGAGGGDADRTYAVDRDAAQRAVDAASQAGVRRFVMVSWIGSTPDHGVDPDDAFFAYADAKLAADDHLRASDLDWTILGPGTLTDESATGRITTAPQGKAEVGRADVAAVAAAVLVQPATIGRFIRFGAGDTLIAEAVVDGASRAEG
- a CDS encoding PPOX class F420-dependent oxidoreductase; protein product: MIPDAQRDLLENPNYGSLGTVRPDGTVQVNPMWFEFDGEHLLFTHTVTRQKYRNLQRNPSMSLMVFDPEHPYRYIEVRGRLVAAVPDPEGAFYVRLGQRYGNPRQEAPADRADRVILHMSIEKVGGQ
- a CDS encoding YchJ family protein, giving the protein MSFGSASTRPAAGAPCPCGAGTFGTCCGPLLDGVPAPSAERLMRSRYTAFVVGDVRHLVRSWHPRTRPDDVAADDGTRWRGLVVEEAHEEGDAATVTFRAAWTARGDDGVLREHSRFVRRGGRWVYVDGDVG
- a CDS encoding phosphoribosyltransferase family protein: MDIVRERLRSTFRWVGDRTDRGFQADVTGWWRDPLVVERIGRSLAGLFDGEQVNVVVGPESRGSLLGALVARELGVGLAEVRKDGEPLADSDRWWEVSSGPDYRDRHLRMGLRRSMLRAGDRALFVDDWIDTGAQTAACHALVEMSGARWVGAAVVVDAFDRPDLRRALRVRSLLHVRDLR
- a CDS encoding 5'-3' exonuclease; the protein is MASCPEKLLLLDTASLYFRAFYGVPDKVKAADGTSVNAVRGLLDMIAKLVTTYEPTRLVACWDDDWRPAWRVALLPSYKAHRVVEAVAAGTDVEEVPDPLEAQIPLIRRALAVLGIPVVGAAEHEADDVIGTLATRADAPVDIVTGDRDLFQLVDDERGVRIVYTARGMSNLEVVDDAAVVSKYGVHAAQYADFAVLRGDPSDGLPGVAGIGEKSAAALLAAHGTLDGIQAAVAAGTAGTAAQRAKIAAATDYLGVAPTVVRVARDLTLEPFDDRIGSIDDDAARALAEQWNLGSSMTRALAALAR